In Nyctibius grandis isolate bNycGra1 chromosome 6, bNycGra1.pri, whole genome shotgun sequence, a single genomic region encodes these proteins:
- the BDH2 gene encoding dehydrogenase/reductase SDR family member 6 yields the protein MGRLDGKIILLSAAAQGIGRAAAIAFAKEGAKVIAIDINESKLKELEKYPGIQIRVLDVTKKEQIENLAKEIEKIDVLCNIAGFVHHGTILECEEQDWNFTMNLNVRSMYLMIKTFLPKMLKQKSGNIINMSSVASSIKGVVNRCVYSTSKAAVIGLTKSVAADFIEQGIRCNCVCPGTVDTPSLQERIQARPNPEQALKDFLARQKTGRMATAEEVAHLFVYLASDESAYVTGNELIIDGGWSL from the exons ATGGGTCGGCTCGATGGGAAGATCATACTGctgtctgcagcagcacaggggattGGACGAGCAGCTGCTATA GCTTTTGCTAAAGAAGGAGCCAAAGTCATTGCTATAGACATCAATGAGTCTAAGCTGAAAGAACTGGAGAAATACCCAG GCATTCAAATACGGGTTCTGGATGTCACCAAAAAGGAGCAGATAGAAAATCTGGCCAAGGAGATTGAAAAGATTGACGTCCTCTGTAACATTGCAGG GTTTGTTCATCATGGAACTATTCTGGAGTGTGAGGAGCAAGACTGGAACTTCACTATGAACCTCAATGTTCGCAGCATGTATCTAATGATCAAGACATTCCTTCCTAAG ATGCTTAAACAGAAATCCggaaatattataaatatgtCTTCTGTGGCATCCAGCATTAAAG GAGTTGTGAATAGGTGTGTGTATAGTACTTCAAAGGCAGCAGTTATTGGTCTAACAAAGTCTGTGGCTGCTGATTTCATTGAACAAGGCATCAGATGCAACTGCGTATGTCCTG GAACTGTTGATACACCATCTTTACAGGAAAGAATCCAAGCCCGACCTAACCCAGAACAG GCATTGAAAGACTTTCTAGCCAGACAGAAGACTGGTAGGATGGCTACTGCTGAAGAAGTGGCCCATCTCTTTGTGTACTTGGCCTCTGATGAA TCTGCCTACGTGACTGGTAATGAATTAATCATCGATGGAGGATGGAGCTTGTGA